The Streptomonospora litoralis genome window below encodes:
- the cbiQ gene encoding cobalt ECF transporter T component CbiQ, which translates to MLAIDAAAYRSPWRRVHPAAKGVFFGGLLVCALALPTWPAAPLVAVVALAAAFGPARVSPRAFARAAWVPLLFIFTGSLALLVTVGGPHGAVAFDPAGPAQAAEVTGRAAAAVCCQLLFAFTTPLADLLPRLTRIGLPSALVEVVALIYRMLFVTLDSARRIQTGQAGRLGYVDRRAWIRSVGSLGAALFVRSYDRAQRMQRGLECRGYTGELTVLIDDLNLRPAAVAAAAAPPLLVAAATLGYTFLGAGP; encoded by the coding sequence ATGCTCGCGATCGACGCCGCCGCCTATCGCAGCCCTTGGCGGCGGGTGCATCCCGCCGCCAAGGGGGTCTTCTTCGGCGGTCTGCTGGTATGCGCGCTGGCGCTGCCCACGTGGCCCGCGGCGCCCCTGGTCGCGGTGGTCGCCCTGGCGGCGGCATTCGGACCGGCGCGCGTATCGCCGCGCGCCTTCGCGCGTGCGGCGTGGGTGCCGCTGCTGTTCATCTTCACCGGGTCACTGGCCCTGCTGGTGACGGTCGGCGGTCCGCACGGCGCCGTCGCGTTCGACCCAGCCGGCCCGGCCCAGGCGGCCGAGGTGACCGGCCGGGCCGCGGCGGCCGTCTGCTGCCAACTGCTGTTCGCCTTCACCACCCCGCTGGCCGACCTGCTGCCGCGGCTGACGCGCATCGGCCTGCCCAGCGCCCTGGTGGAGGTGGTCGCGCTCATCTACCGGATGCTGTTCGTCACCCTGGACAGCGCCCGTCGCATCCAGACCGGGCAGGCCGGGCGGCTGGGCTATGTCGACCGGCGCGCCTGGATCCGCTCGGTGGGCTCGCTGGGGGCCGCGCTGTTCGTGCGCTCCTATGATCGGGCGCAGCGGATGCAGCGCGGCCTGGAGTGCCGCGGCTACACCGGCGAACTGACCGTCCTGATCGACGACCTGAATCTGCGCCCCGCCGCGGTGGCGGCCGCCGCCGCGCCGCCGCTGCTGGTCGCCGCCGCTACGCTGGGCTACACGTTCCTTGGAGCCGGCCCGTGA
- a CDS encoding sirohydrochlorin chelatase, with product MQPPLLLVGHGTRDDKGVADFEAFVERLGRRFADREVAGGFIELSPPPLTEAVGDLYAKGHRSVVAVPMMLVAAGHAKGDIPGALTREKERHTGLDYVYGRPLGPHPTVLRLLAERLDEVLGESAPATAGASDGAEGGTAVLLVGRGSTDPDANAEVCKVARLLQEGHAAGRGVDFVEPAFISLAWPSVPEGLERIRRLGARRIVVLPYFLFSGVLPDRVADQTLDFAGANPELDVRCGPVIGDCDGLADVIAERYDEARAGDIRMNCDTCVYRIALPGFEDKVGAAQTPHHHPDDPAHGHGHGHGHGHGH from the coding sequence ATGCAGCCTCCCCTGTTGCTGGTCGGACACGGAACCCGCGACGACAAGGGTGTCGCGGACTTCGAGGCGTTCGTCGAGCGCCTGGGCCGCCGCTTCGCGGACCGCGAGGTCGCCGGGGGATTCATCGAACTCTCGCCGCCCCCGCTGACCGAGGCCGTCGGCGACCTCTACGCCAAGGGCCACCGCAGCGTCGTCGCCGTGCCGATGATGCTGGTGGCGGCCGGGCACGCCAAGGGCGACATCCCCGGTGCGCTGACTCGCGAGAAGGAGCGCCACACCGGACTCGACTACGTCTACGGACGTCCGCTAGGCCCCCACCCCACGGTGCTGCGCCTGCTGGCCGAGCGCCTCGACGAGGTCCTCGGCGAATCCGCCCCCGCGACCGCCGGCGCCTCCGACGGAGCGGAGGGCGGCACCGCCGTACTGCTGGTCGGCCGAGGCTCCACCGACCCCGACGCCAACGCCGAGGTGTGCAAGGTGGCGCGGCTGCTGCAGGAGGGCCACGCGGCCGGGCGCGGCGTCGACTTCGTCGAACCCGCGTTCATCTCGCTGGCCTGGCCGAGTGTGCCCGAGGGACTGGAGCGCATCCGCCGCCTGGGCGCCCGCCGCATCGTGGTGCTGCCTTACTTCCTGTTCTCCGGTGTGCTGCCCGACCGAGTCGCCGACCAGACGCTGGACTTCGCCGGCGCCAACCCCGAGCTGGACGTCCGCTGCGGCCCGGTGATCGGCGACTGCGACGGGCTGGCCGACGTGATCGCCGAACGCTACGACGAGGCCCGTGCGGGCGACATCCGGATGAACTGCGACACCTGCGTCTACCGCATCGCCCTGCCCGGCTTCGAGGACAAGGTCGGGGCAGCCCAGACGCCGCACCACCACCCCGACGACCCCGCGCACGGCCACGGGCACGGCCATGGGCACGGGCATGGCCACTGA
- a CDS encoding energy-coupling factor ABC transporter substrate-binding protein, whose product MPKTPTTWLLIAAAALIAVLPLLIGSGSHLQEPFAGADTQGKAAVTEIDQGYEPWFTPFYEPPSGEIESGIFALQAAIGAGIIGYYFGVVRTRNKLAKAGAGGDGSEGSASIGSATAEPDSSAQ is encoded by the coding sequence ATGCCGAAGACTCCGACGACCTGGCTGCTCATCGCCGCGGCCGCGCTGATCGCCGTGCTGCCCCTGCTCATCGGTTCCGGCAGCCACCTGCAGGAGCCCTTCGCCGGTGCGGACACCCAGGGCAAGGCGGCCGTGACCGAGATCGACCAGGGTTACGAGCCGTGGTTCACGCCCTTCTACGAGCCGCCTTCCGGCGAGATCGAGTCCGGCATCTTCGCGCTGCAGGCCGCGATCGGCGCGGGCATCATCGGCTATTACTTCGGCGTCGTGCGCACCCGCAACAAGCTGGCCAAGGCCGGTGCGGGTGGCGACGGCTCCGAAGGCTCCGCCTCCATCGGCAGCGCGACGGCGGAGCCCGACTCCTCCGCGCAGTAG
- a CDS encoding precorrin-8X methylmutase yields the protein MERRIHPIEAESFAILRSRIDLGHLPPLSRAVAERVIHSSADLDYAADLAIDDTAVKEAAQRLAEGAPIVTDVAMVASGITSRDCVCHIADPRADRLARTAGITRSAAAVRTAHAEVGPGAVWVVGCAPTALAEIIARRVEPALVVGLPVGFVGAAESKAELRASGLPQVSNVSEKGGSAVAAAAVNALLYGPVPD from the coding sequence GTGGAACGGCGGATACACCCCATCGAGGCGGAGTCCTTCGCCATCCTGCGCTCCCGTATCGACCTGGGCCACCTGCCGCCGTTGAGCCGGGCCGTCGCCGAGCGGGTCATCCACTCCAGCGCCGACCTCGACTACGCCGCCGATCTGGCGATCGACGACACCGCCGTCAAGGAGGCCGCGCAGCGCCTGGCCGAGGGCGCGCCGATCGTGACCGACGTCGCCATGGTCGCGTCGGGGATCACATCCCGCGATTGCGTGTGCCACATCGCCGACCCGCGTGCCGATCGGCTGGCCCGCACAGCCGGGATCACGCGATCCGCCGCCGCGGTACGCACCGCCCACGCCGAGGTCGGCCCCGGAGCCGTCTGGGTGGTGGGCTGCGCGCCCACCGCACTGGCCGAGATCATCGCCCGCCGGGTCGAACCGGCGCTGGTCGTGGGGCTGCCGGTGGGCTTCGTCGGTGCCGCCGAGTCCAAGGCCGAACTGCGCGCCAGCGGGCTGCCGCAGGTGAGCAACGTCTCGGAGAAGGGCGGATCGGCGGTCGCCGCGGCCGCGGTGAACGCCCTGCTGTACGGTCCCGTGCCGGACTGA
- the cobT gene encoding nicotinate-nucleotide--dimethylbenzimidazole phosphoribosyltransferase, with the protein MTGEDHRRRRGADEEGDPSSKGLLDDLPETGRGSGSGSGAAPPSSGRRPAQQRPNPFTTPEDRRHGGGGGPRSGRSEQPNVIPFRGGGHERAGDERTAEPAQARHEQPGESREADEGGEMGEGERSTARQGAAPEPEPSRRPQPERWARRLSELAKPTAPGQTGSSPRETEPTHGGRHEPDPESAPGPRETAEPAAEPVPYRTPGNRPEHEPAHARADERADAPRTRARPAPMAPQYPPPSRTAPSAPVAPPTRSTGGSAAPGPDPADGASTGGAAPPPAHDARASSGAAPGPPTPSEDESPVNAHAAASFPEHSDDPADQSGGDHRSRAGDQPREPEEPAHAAEPGEHAYADAEREAVYRAIRERRDVRMGFRADPIPDPVLRRVLDAAHRAPSVGYSQPWDFILVQDEDVRDRVQKLVQEQREAYARALPGARARAFSGLKVEAILDTPVNIVVTVDPTRGGRHTLGRHSQPQTASYSTALAVENLWLAARSEGLGVGWVSFFEERELAQSLDLPPHLEVVAYLCVGYVEDFPPEPELAMGGWARGRPLHWAVHRDHYGRRGLPGEKATSLLEETIAAIGPLNQRAVNEAEERQAAMTKPPGSLGVLEEVSVRLSGLVGECPPPIPEPAAVAIFAGDHGVHAQGVSGWPQDVTAQMVHNFLADGAVVNAFAEQVGAEVTIVDVGVAADLPTVPGLLPRKIARGTADFTRGPAMSRTQVDYAVEAGIEVARDLVSAGNRCLVTGDMGIANTTPSAALISAFTGTDPADVTGRGTGVDDAMLEHKIDVVRRGLAANADAVDPADPVGVLAAVGGLEHAALSGFILGAAALRVPVLLDGVIAGAAALAAAAMEPLCLNACFAGHRSTEPGHAAVLSHIGLRPLVDLEMRLGEGSGALLALPILQGSVRALRNVATFDSAGVSERG; encoded by the coding sequence ATGACCGGTGAGGACCACCGGCGCCGAAGAGGCGCCGACGAGGAGGGCGACCCCTCGTCGAAAGGGCTTCTCGACGACCTGCCCGAGACCGGGCGCGGCTCCGGTTCCGGCTCCGGCGCCGCGCCGCCGTCCTCGGGCCGGCGCCCGGCGCAGCAGCGCCCCAACCCCTTCACCACGCCGGAGGACCGGCGACACGGCGGGGGTGGCGGACCCCGGAGCGGGCGCTCGGAGCAGCCCAACGTGATCCCCTTCCGCGGCGGGGGCCACGAACGCGCCGGCGACGAGCGCACCGCGGAGCCGGCGCAGGCCCGCCACGAGCAGCCGGGTGAATCCCGCGAAGCCGACGAGGGCGGCGAGATGGGCGAGGGCGAGCGTTCCACGGCCCGTCAGGGGGCGGCGCCGGAACCCGAGCCCTCCCGCCGGCCCCAGCCCGAGCGGTGGGCCAGACGCCTCTCCGAGCTTGCGAAGCCGACCGCCCCGGGGCAGACCGGGAGTTCCCCGCGCGAGACCGAGCCGACCCATGGGGGCCGCCACGAGCCGGACCCCGAGTCCGCCCCGGGACCCCGGGAGACGGCCGAACCCGCTGCGGAGCCCGTTCCCTACCGCACTCCGGGCAACCGACCGGAGCACGAACCCGCGCACGCCCGCGCGGACGAGCGCGCCGACGCGCCCCGCACCCGTGCCCGTCCCGCCCCGATGGCGCCGCAGTACCCGCCGCCCTCCCGGACCGCGCCGTCGGCCCCCGTTGCTCCCCCCACCCGAAGCACCGGCGGTAGCGCCGCTCCCGGCCCCGACCCCGCCGACGGCGCCTCCACCGGCGGGGCGGCGCCGCCGCCCGCGCACGACGCGCGCGCCTCCAGCGGCGCCGCCCCCGGACCCCCGACCCCGAGCGAAGACGAATCTCCTGTGAACGCACACGCCGCAGCCTCCTTCCCGGAGCACTCCGACGACCCGGCCGACCAGAGCGGCGGCGACCACCGGAGTCGCGCCGGCGACCAGCCGCGCGAGCCGGAGGAGCCCGCCCACGCCGCCGAACCCGGCGAGCACGCCTACGCCGACGCAGAGCGCGAAGCCGTCTACCGCGCCATCCGCGAGCGCCGCGACGTGCGCATGGGCTTTCGGGCCGACCCCATCCCCGACCCGGTGCTGCGGCGCGTCCTCGACGCCGCCCACCGCGCGCCGTCGGTCGGCTACTCCCAACCCTGGGACTTCATCCTCGTCCAGGACGAGGACGTGCGCGACCGCGTGCAGAAACTCGTCCAGGAACAGCGCGAGGCCTACGCCCGGGCGCTGCCCGGCGCCCGCGCCCGCGCCTTCTCGGGGCTCAAGGTCGAGGCGATCCTGGACACCCCCGTCAACATCGTGGTGACCGTCGACCCGACCCGCGGCGGCCGGCACACGCTGGGCCGCCACTCCCAACCGCAGACCGCCTCCTACTCCACGGCGCTGGCCGTCGAGAACCTCTGGCTGGCCGCGCGTTCGGAGGGCCTGGGCGTGGGCTGGGTCAGTTTCTTCGAGGAGCGCGAGCTCGCCCAGTCGCTGGACCTGCCGCCGCACCTGGAAGTCGTCGCCTACCTGTGTGTGGGCTACGTCGAGGACTTCCCGCCCGAACCCGAACTCGCGATGGGCGGCTGGGCGCGCGGCCGCCCGCTGCACTGGGCGGTGCACCGCGACCACTACGGCCGCCGGGGCCTGCCCGGCGAGAAGGCCACCAGTCTGTTGGAGGAGACGATCGCGGCCATCGGCCCCCTGAACCAGCGTGCGGTCAACGAAGCCGAGGAGCGCCAGGCCGCCATGACCAAGCCGCCCGGATCCCTGGGCGTGTTGGAGGAGGTCTCGGTACGGCTGTCGGGCCTCGTAGGCGAGTGCCCACCGCCGATCCCCGAGCCCGCGGCGGTGGCGATCTTCGCCGGCGACCACGGTGTCCACGCTCAGGGGGTCAGCGGCTGGCCCCAGGACGTCACCGCCCAGATGGTGCACAACTTCCTGGCCGACGGCGCGGTGGTGAACGCGTTCGCCGAGCAGGTGGGCGCCGAGGTCACCATCGTCGACGTGGGCGTGGCCGCCGACCTGCCGACGGTTCCCGGGTTGCTGCCGCGCAAGATCGCCCGCGGCACCGCCGACTTCACCCGGGGCCCGGCGATGAGCCGCACCCAGGTCGACTACGCCGTCGAAGCCGGCATCGAGGTCGCCCGCGATCTGGTTTCGGCCGGCAACCGGTGCCTGGTCACCGGTGACATGGGCATCGCCAACACCACCCCCTCCGCCGCCCTCATCTCCGCGTTCACCGGTACCGACCCCGCCGACGTCACCGGCCGCGGCACCGGCGTCGACGACGCGATGCTGGAGCACAAGATCGACGTGGTGCGGCGCGGTCTGGCCGCCAACGCCGACGCTGTCGATCCGGCCGACCCCGTGGGCGTGCTGGCGGCCGTCGGCGGTCTGGAGCATGCCGCACTGAGCGGGTTCATCCTCGGCGCCGCGGCCCTGCGGGTCCCCGTGCTCCTCGACGGGGTGATCGCCGGCGCCGCCGCGCTGGCCGCGGCGGCGATGGAACCGCTGTGCCTGAACGCGTGCTTCGCCGGGCACCGCTCCACCGAGCCCGGACACGCCGCGGTGCTGTCGCACATCGGACTGCGTCCCCTGGTCGACCTGGAGATGCGGCTCGGCGAGGGGTCGGGCGCGCTCCTGGCGCTACCGATCCTGCAGGGGTCGGTGCGCGCACTGCGAAACGTCGCGACCTTCGATTCGGCGGGCGTCTCCGAGCGGGGTTGA
- the cobC gene encoding Rv2231c family pyridoxal phosphate-dependent protein CobC has product MATEESGLSAGGRAEPDLHHHGDSEAAPGLLDFAVNVREGTPPTWLTERIAASLADVAAYPDPAPARDAVARRHGRDISEVLLTAGAAEAFVLLARVLHPRRAVVVHPQFTEPEAALRAAGHPVERVVLEAPRFELDPGAVPADADLVMVGNPTNPTSVLHPAAALRSLARPGRTLVVDEAFADCVPGEAESLADRAGVPGLVVVRSLTKTWGLAGLRAGYVLAEAQTAARLAEAQPLWSVSTPALAATVACCEPQALAEAEEWACRLAGERAELAADLAACGLRVTPAASASFLLAEADDGARLRERLRAAGIAVRRGDTFPGLGPNWLRVAVRERPTALRLTRTLAELL; this is encoded by the coding sequence ATGGCCACTGAGGAGTCGGGTCTGAGCGCCGGCGGGCGGGCGGAGCCCGACCTGCACCACCACGGCGACTCCGAGGCGGCCCCGGGCCTGCTCGACTTCGCCGTCAACGTCCGCGAAGGCACCCCGCCGACCTGGTTGACCGAGCGCATCGCGGCGTCGCTGGCCGACGTCGCCGCCTACCCCGACCCGGCGCCGGCCCGCGACGCGGTGGCCCGCCGCCACGGGCGCGACATCTCCGAGGTGCTGCTGACCGCGGGGGCGGCGGAGGCTTTCGTGCTGCTGGCGCGGGTGCTGCACCCGCGGCGCGCGGTCGTGGTCCATCCCCAGTTCACCGAGCCGGAGGCGGCGCTGCGCGCGGCCGGACACCCGGTCGAGCGCGTCGTGCTGGAGGCACCGCGCTTCGAACTGGACCCCGGCGCCGTCCCCGCCGACGCCGACCTGGTCATGGTGGGCAACCCGACCAATCCGACCTCGGTGCTGCACCCGGCCGCCGCACTGCGGTCCCTGGCCCGGCCCGGCCGCACGCTCGTGGTCGACGAGGCTTTCGCCGACTGCGTGCCCGGTGAGGCCGAGTCGCTGGCCGACCGCGCTGGCGTGCCCGGCCTGGTGGTCGTGCGGAGCCTGACCAAGACCTGGGGGTTGGCCGGGCTGCGCGCGGGCTATGTGCTGGCCGAGGCGCAGACGGCGGCCCGCCTGGCCGAGGCGCAGCCGCTGTGGTCGGTCTCGACGCCCGCCCTCGCGGCGACCGTCGCCTGCTGCGAGCCGCAGGCACTCGCCGAGGCCGAAGAGTGGGCGTGCCGGCTCGCCGGCGAGCGCGCCGAACTCGCCGCCGACCTGGCCGCCTGCGGGCTGCGCGTCACGCCGGCGGCGTCGGCGTCGTTCCTGCTGGCCGAGGCCGACGACGGGGCACGGCTGCGCGAGCGGCTGCGCGCGGCCGGAATCGCCGTCCGGCGCGGCGACACCTTCCCCGGTCTGGGCCCCAACTGGTTGCGCGTGGCGGTTCGCGAGCGGCCGACGGCTCTCCGACTGACGCGAACTCTGGCAGAGTTGCTGTGA
- the cobA gene encoding uroporphyrinogen-III C-methyltransferase has protein sequence MTYLLGLRMDGREALVVGGGRVAQRRVPVLLESGARVTLVAPEATATLEGLAEAGRITWHRREFRPGDIAEEALGRFWLVHAATDSPEANAAVAAEAEAERVWCVRADDRHASAAWTPATGGAAGVSVGVVANGDPRRAAGLRDAVVEGLADGTLDARRGRERHRGVALVGGGPGDPGLITVRGRQLLAQADVVVVDRLAPNSLLEALPAEVEIVDAAKIPYGRAMTQQDINDTLVEHARAGRFVVRLKGGDPFLFGRGGEEAAACAAAGVPVAVVPGITSALAAPAASGIPVTHRGVAQDVHVVSGHVPPDDPRSSVDWAGLARAGGTVVALMAVERIEAIAAALVEHGREPDTPVALVQEATMPTQRTVRATLATVGRVVRESAVRPPAVIVIGEVVDVAGELDILHMGRAEPGAGSASADDAVGDPPEGNRIL, from the coding sequence GTGACCTATCTTCTCGGATTGCGGATGGACGGGCGCGAGGCCCTGGTCGTCGGCGGCGGCCGGGTCGCCCAGCGCCGGGTGCCGGTCCTGCTGGAGTCCGGGGCCCGGGTCACGCTCGTCGCCCCTGAGGCCACCGCCACCTTGGAGGGCCTCGCCGAGGCCGGCCGCATCACCTGGCACCGGCGCGAGTTCCGGCCGGGCGACATCGCCGAGGAGGCACTGGGTCGCTTCTGGCTCGTGCACGCCGCCACCGACTCGCCCGAGGCCAACGCCGCCGTCGCGGCCGAGGCCGAGGCCGAGCGGGTGTGGTGCGTGCGGGCCGACGACCGCCACGCCTCGGCCGCCTGGACCCCGGCCACCGGCGGCGCGGCCGGGGTCAGCGTCGGCGTAGTCGCCAACGGCGACCCCCGGCGCGCGGCCGGGCTGCGCGACGCCGTCGTCGAAGGACTGGCCGACGGGACCCTCGACGCCCGGCGCGGGCGCGAGCGCCACCGGGGTGTGGCGCTGGTGGGCGGCGGCCCCGGCGACCCCGGGCTGATCACCGTGCGGGGGCGGCAGTTGCTCGCCCAGGCCGACGTGGTCGTCGTCGACCGCCTCGCCCCCAACTCGCTGCTGGAGGCGCTGCCGGCCGAGGTGGAGATCGTCGACGCCGCCAAGATCCCCTACGGCCGGGCGATGACCCAGCAGGACATCAACGACACCCTGGTGGAGCACGCCCGCGCGGGCCGGTTCGTCGTCCGCCTCAAGGGCGGCGACCCGTTCCTGTTCGGGCGCGGCGGTGAGGAGGCCGCGGCGTGCGCGGCCGCGGGCGTGCCCGTCGCCGTCGTCCCCGGAATCACCAGTGCCCTGGCCGCGCCCGCCGCCTCCGGGATCCCGGTCACCCACCGCGGAGTGGCCCAGGACGTGCACGTGGTCTCGGGGCACGTCCCGCCGGACGATCCGCGGTCGAGCGTCGACTGGGCCGGACTGGCCCGCGCAGGCGGTACCGTCGTGGCACTGATGGCCGTGGAGCGGATCGAGGCCATCGCCGCCGCCCTCGTGGAGCACGGGCGCGAGCCGGACACCCCGGTCGCGCTCGTCCAGGAGGCCACGATGCCCACCCAGCGCACGGTGAGGGCCACGCTCGCCACCGTCGGGCGCGTGGTCCGCGAGTCTGCGGTGCGCCCTCCGGCCGTGATCGTCATCGGAGAAGTGGTCGACGTGGCCGGGGAACTTGACATACTGCACATGGGGCGTGCGGAGCCGGGGGCCGGCAGCGCCTCCGCCGATGACGCCGTCGGCGACCCACCCGAGGGGAATCGCATCTTGTGA
- a CDS encoding DUF362 domain-containing protein, whose product MGHPGRSGAPIAVTSSCTACGACLLTCPEHALRPERGRPAVLAEVCTGCLECVEVCPADAIAVLTG is encoded by the coding sequence GTGGGCCACCCCGGCCGAAGTGGTGCACCGATCGCTGTGACATCGTCGTGCACGGCCTGCGGCGCCTGTCTTTTGACGTGTCCGGAGCACGCTCTGCGTCCCGAGCGCGGCCGGCCCGCGGTACTGGCCGAGGTGTGCACGGGCTGCCTGGAGTGCGTCGAGGTCTGCCCGGCCGACGCCATCGCGGTTCTGACGGGCTGA
- a CDS encoding energy-coupling factor ABC transporter ATP-binding protein, translating into MTTARSGETTAAPPAVLAGRGLSFHYPDSAPVFTALDVEIAAGDVVGVLGPNGGGKTTLLRLLSGSLTPSAGEVRLGGERVRRGRRELTELRRRVQLVFQDPDDQLFSASVTQDVSFGPLNLGLDKQAARERVEWALDALDITGLAEQPTHLLSYGQRKRVVLAGALAMRPSVLVLDEPTAGLDPEGVESLLETLEGLRAAGTTLVVSTHDVDLAYRWADSVLLLNRGVLAAGRARDVLGDPALLSAARLRPAWAPAAGRALRAAGVLAADAPDPATPEEAARLLEGGGADDAA; encoded by the coding sequence GTGACCACTGCCCGCAGCGGTGAAACCACCGCCGCCCCGCCCGCCGTACTGGCCGGGCGCGGGCTCTCGTTCCACTACCCCGACTCCGCACCGGTCTTCACCGCGCTGGACGTGGAGATCGCCGCGGGCGACGTCGTGGGTGTGCTCGGCCCCAACGGGGGCGGCAAGACGACTCTGCTGCGCCTGCTTTCCGGCAGCCTCACGCCCTCGGCCGGCGAGGTCCGCCTCGGCGGCGAGCGGGTGCGGCGGGGCCGCCGGGAGCTGACCGAGCTGCGGCGCCGGGTCCAACTGGTCTTCCAAGACCCCGACGACCAACTGTTCTCGGCCAGCGTCACCCAGGACGTCTCCTTCGGCCCGCTCAACCTGGGGCTGGACAAGCAGGCGGCCCGCGAACGCGTGGAGTGGGCGCTGGACGCGCTGGACATCACCGGGCTGGCCGAGCAGCCCACCCACCTGCTCTCCTACGGCCAGCGCAAACGCGTGGTGCTGGCGGGGGCGCTGGCGATGCGGCCGTCGGTACTGGTGCTGGACGAACCCACCGCCGGACTCGATCCCGAGGGGGTGGAGTCGCTGCTGGAGACGCTGGAGGGGCTGCGCGCGGCGGGGACCACCCTGGTGGTCTCCACCCACGACGTCGACCTCGCCTACCGCTGGGCCGACAGCGTGCTGCTGCTGAACCGCGGCGTGCTGGCCGCCGGGCGGGCCCGCGACGTACTCGGCGATCCGGCCCTGCTCTCGGCGGCCCGGCTGCGCCCGGCCTGGGCGCCCGCGGCCGGGCGGGCGCTGCGGGCGGCCGGGGTACTGGCCGCCGACGCCCCGGACCCCGCCACACCCGAGGAGGCGGCCCGGCTGCTGGAGGGCGGCGGCGCCGACGACGCCGCTTAA
- a CDS encoding energy-coupling factor ABC transporter permease has protein sequence MHIAEGFLPWQHAAAWTAAATPFVAHGVRSLTQAVRADPDAKLLLGAAGAFSFVLSALKIPSVTGSCSHPTGTGLGAVLFRPPVMAALGTITLLFQALLLAHGGLTTLGANVFSMAVVGPWVAYGVYRTIRSLTGSLGEQTSLGLAVFFAASLGSLATYTVTSVQLALAFPDPASGFLGSFATFAGIFSLTQIPLAIIEGLVTVVIVRLLSRVSPDQLRRLGVLRRSAAAGTALSTEATEEKAG, from the coding sequence ATGCATATCGCTGAAGGCTTTCTGCCATGGCAGCACGCCGCCGCCTGGACCGCCGCCGCGACCCCCTTCGTCGCGCACGGTGTCCGCTCGCTGACGCAGGCGGTGCGTGCCGACCCCGACGCCAAACTGCTGCTCGGCGCGGCGGGGGCGTTCTCGTTCGTGCTTTCGGCCCTGAAGATCCCTTCGGTCACCGGCAGCTGCTCGCACCCGACCGGGACCGGGCTGGGCGCGGTACTGTTCCGTCCCCCCGTCATGGCGGCACTGGGCACGATCACGCTGCTGTTCCAAGCCCTGCTGTTGGCACACGGCGGGCTGACCACACTCGGCGCCAACGTGTTCTCCATGGCGGTGGTGGGGCCGTGGGTGGCCTACGGCGTGTACAGAACGATCCGCTCCCTCACCGGCTCGCTGGGTGAGCAGACCTCGCTCGGTCTGGCGGTGTTCTTCGCCGCGTCCCTGGGCAGCCTGGCCACCTACACGGTGACCAGCGTGCAGCTCGCGCTGGCCTTTCCCGACCCGGCGTCGGGCTTCCTCGGCTCCTTCGCCACCTTCGCCGGGATCTTCTCCCTGACCCAGATCCCGCTCGCGATCATCGAGGGACTGGTCACCGTGGTGATCGTGCGGCTGCTGAGTCGGGTCAGCCCCGATCAGCTGCGGCGGCTGGGCGTGCTGCGGCGTTCTGCCGCGGCGGGCACGGCGCTCTCCACCGAAGCGACCGAAGAGAAGGCGGGCTGA
- a CDS encoding DUF1963 domain-containing protein, producing MSDITEKKDRLRAEALKNGIPSPEVERWLQLIRPFAALTGGDGPVAARYGGHPIVPVSGPRPEMWQYFVASIDCAAVPGEVTDLPLPSDGRLLFFADPDICNMPSGEVVYVPAGTAVAERSAEDYDDDWPLPCIDLRLKRGFSLPDGDLADIGFPHSELLDELWCDIDEGAEGIFELGGYPRIWNNDPVEREPAEEDWVLLAEWSTADDVKSLDLGIVYWTIRRADLAEHRFDRVRVEVDMVG from the coding sequence ATGTCCGACATCACCGAGAAAAAAGACCGTCTGCGCGCCGAAGCGCTGAAGAACGGAATCCCGTCCCCCGAAGTCGAGCGGTGGCTGCAACTCATCCGGCCCTTCGCTGCCCTCACGGGAGGGGACGGCCCCGTGGCGGCCCGCTACGGCGGCCACCCGATCGTTCCGGTCTCCGGACCGCGACCGGAGATGTGGCAGTACTTCGTCGCCTCCATCGACTGCGCGGCCGTGCCGGGCGAGGTGACAGACCTACCCCTGCCGTCCGACGGCCGACTGCTGTTCTTCGCGGACCCCGACATCTGCAATATGCCGTCGGGTGAGGTGGTGTACGTGCCCGCAGGGACCGCTGTCGCGGAGCGGTCGGCCGAGGACTACGACGACGACTGGCCCCTCCCATGCATAGACCTGCGCCTGAAGAGGGGGTTCAGCCTGCCCGACGGCGACCTTGCCGACATCGGCTTCCCGCACAGCGAACTGCTGGATGAGCTGTGGTGCGATATCGACGAAGGGGCCGAAGGGATATTCGAACTGGGCGGCTACCCCAGGATCTGGAACAACGACCCTGTCGAGAGGGAACCCGCGGAGGAGGACTGGGTGCTATTGGCCGAGTGGAGCACCGCGGACGATGTGAAAAGCCTTGACCTGGGCATCGTCTACTGGACGATCCGGCGCGCCGACCTGGCCGAACACAGGTTCGACCGGGTGCGGGTGGAAGTGGACATGGTGGGGTGA